In a genomic window of Bradyrhizobium sp. LLZ17:
- the rpsA gene encoding 30S ribosomal protein S1: MVSTSADTYSPSRDDFAAMLDESFAGGNLQESSVIKGRVVAIEKDMAVIDVGLKTEGRVALREFSGPGRDSELKVGDEVEVFLDRIENALGEAVLSRDKARREESWGKLEKAFQNNEKVTGVIFNQVKGGFTVDLDGAVAFLPRSQVDIRPIRDVAPLMNNAQPFQILKMDRRRGNIVVSRRTVLEETRAEQRQELVQNLEEGQVIDGVVKNITDYGAFVDLGGIDGLLHVTDIAWRRVNHPTEVLSIGQTVKVKIIKINHETHRISLGMKQLLDDPWQGIEAKYPLGARFTGRVTNITDYGAFVELEPGIEGLIHVSEMSWTKKNMHPGKIVSTSQEVEVQVLEVDSVKRRISLGLKQTMRNPWEVFVEGHPTGSTVEGEVKNKTEFGLFLGLEGDVDGMVHLSDLDWKLPGEQVIDNYKKGDVVKAVVLDVDVEKERISLGIKQLEGDPFAEPGDVKKGAVVTCEVLEVKESGIEVKITGTDFSTFIKRSELARDRNDQRAERFAVGEKVDARVIQFDKKARKVQVSIKALEVAEEKEAIAQYGSSDSGATLGDILGTALKNRDK; encoded by the coding sequence ATGGTTTCGACTTCCGCTGATACCTACAGCCCCTCGCGCGATGATTTCGCCGCGATGCTCGATGAGTCCTTCGCAGGTGGCAACCTGCAGGAGAGCTCCGTCATCAAGGGCAGGGTTGTTGCAATTGAAAAGGACATGGCCGTCATCGACGTCGGCCTGAAGACCGAGGGCCGCGTTGCGTTGCGCGAATTCTCCGGCCCCGGCCGTGACAGCGAGCTCAAGGTCGGCGACGAGGTGGAAGTATTCCTCGATCGCATCGAAAACGCCCTTGGCGAAGCCGTGCTGTCGCGCGACAAGGCGCGCCGGGAAGAGAGCTGGGGCAAGCTCGAAAAGGCGTTCCAGAACAACGAAAAGGTCACGGGCGTCATCTTCAACCAGGTCAAGGGCGGCTTCACCGTCGACCTCGACGGCGCCGTTGCCTTCTTGCCGCGCTCGCAGGTCGACATCCGTCCGATCCGCGACGTCGCGCCGCTGATGAACAACGCGCAGCCGTTCCAGATCCTCAAGATGGACCGCCGCCGCGGCAACATCGTCGTGTCCCGCCGCACGGTGCTGGAAGAGACCCGCGCCGAGCAGCGTCAGGAGCTGGTGCAGAACCTCGAAGAGGGTCAGGTCATCGACGGCGTGGTCAAGAACATCACCGATTACGGTGCGTTCGTTGATCTCGGCGGCATCGACGGCCTGCTGCACGTCACCGACATCGCGTGGCGCCGCGTCAACCACCCGACCGAGGTGCTCTCGATCGGTCAGACCGTGAAGGTCAAGATCATCAAGATCAACCACGAGACGCACCGCATCTCGCTGGGCATGAAGCAGCTGCTGGATGATCCGTGGCAGGGCATCGAAGCCAAGTACCCGCTGGGTGCGCGCTTCACCGGCCGTGTCACCAACATCACCGACTACGGCGCGTTCGTCGAGCTCGAGCCGGGCATCGAAGGCTTGATCCACGTCTCCGAGATGTCGTGGACCAAGAAGAACATGCACCCCGGCAAGATCGTGTCGACCTCGCAGGAAGTCGAAGTGCAGGTGCTGGAAGTCGATTCCGTCAAGCGCCGCATCTCGCTCGGCCTCAAGCAGACCATGCGCAATCCCTGGGAGGTCTTCGTCGAAGGTCATCCGACCGGTTCGACGGTCGAGGGCGAGGTCAAGAATAAGACCGAGTTCGGCCTGTTCCTGGGTCTCGAGGGCGACGTCGACGGCATGGTCCATCTCTCCGACCTCGACTGGAAGCTTCCGGGCGAGCAGGTGATCGACAACTACAAGAAGGGCGACGTGGTGAAAGCCGTGGTGCTCGATGTGGACGTCGAGAAGGAGCGTATCTCGCTCGGCATCAAGCAGCTCGAAGGAGACCCCTTCGCCGAGCCGGGCGATGTCAAGAAGGGCGCTGTCGTGACCTGCGAAGTGCTCGAAGTGAAGGAAAGCGGCATCGAGGTGAAGATCACCGGTACCGACTTCTCGACCTTCATCAAGCGCTCGGAGCTCGCCCGTGACCGCAACGACCAGCGCGCCGAACGCTTCGCCGTCGGCGAGAAGGTCGATGCAAGGGTGATCCAGTTCGACAAGAAGGCCCGCAAGGTCCAGGTGTCGATCAAGGCGCTCGAAGTCGCCGAAGAGAAGGAAGCCATCGCGCAGTACGGCTCCTCCGATTCGGGAGCGACGCTCGGCGACATCCTCGGCACCGCGCTCAAGAACCGCGACAAGTAA
- the sppA gene encoding signal peptide peptidase SppA has product MSLDSDIIVDRRRIRRKLTFWRVVAAVIAIAAIAAFALIATPGARGSFASAGSIARVEIDGLIRSDSDRTRALERLANSQAAAVIVHVNSPGGTTAGSEQLYDSLTRLKAKKPVVVVVEGLAASGGYITAIASDHIIAQQSSLVGSIGVLFQYPNVAELLKTIGVKVEEVKSSPLKAAPNGFEPTSPEARAALDALVKDSYAWFKDLVKQRRGMDDTQLEKVADGRVFTGRQAIDLKLIDQLGDEKTAVTWLEEQKGVKKGLTVRDYKLEPRFSDLTFLKTAASVTLEALGLGSIAHQIEKAGVVQAVDRFGMDGMLALWQPAASN; this is encoded by the coding sequence ATGTCGCTCGATTCGGACATCATCGTCGATCGCCGCAGGATCCGCCGCAAGCTGACCTTCTGGCGCGTCGTGGCCGCGGTGATCGCGATCGCGGCGATCGCGGCTTTTGCGCTGATCGCGACGCCCGGCGCGCGCGGCAGCTTCGCCTCCGCCGGCTCGATCGCGCGCGTGGAGATCGACGGCCTGATCCGCAGCGATTCCGACCGCACGCGGGCACTGGAGCGGCTCGCGAACTCGCAGGCCGCGGCCGTCATCGTCCACGTCAACTCGCCGGGCGGCACCACCGCGGGCTCCGAACAGCTCTATGACTCGCTGACGCGGCTGAAGGCGAAGAAGCCGGTCGTCGTCGTGGTCGAGGGGCTTGCCGCGTCGGGCGGCTACATCACCGCGATTGCGAGCGACCACATCATCGCCCAGCAGAGCTCACTGGTCGGGTCGATCGGCGTGCTGTTCCAGTACCCCAACGTCGCCGAGCTGCTCAAGACCATCGGCGTCAAGGTCGAGGAAGTGAAGTCCTCGCCACTGAAGGCCGCGCCCAACGGTTTTGAGCCGACCAGCCCTGAAGCTCGTGCCGCGCTCGACGCGCTGGTGAAGGATTCCTATGCCTGGTTCAAGGATCTGGTGAAGCAACGCCGTGGCATGGATGACACGCAGCTCGAAAAAGTTGCCGATGGCCGCGTCTTCACCGGGCGCCAGGCGATCGACCTCAAGCTGATCGACCAGCTCGGCGACGAGAAGACGGCCGTGACCTGGCTGGAGGAGCAGAAGGGCGTTAAAAAGGGCCTCACCGTGCGCGATTACAAGCTGGAGCCCCGGTTCAGCGACCTGACGTTCCTCAAGACGGCCGCCTCGGTGACGCTGGAAGCGCTTGGTTTAGGCTCGATTGCGCACCAGATCGAAAAAGCCGGCGTCGTGCAGGCGGTCGATCGCTTCGGCATGGATGGAATGCTGGCCCTGTGGCAGCCGGCCGCGTCGAATTGA
- a CDS encoding integration host factor subunit beta → MIKSELVQRIAEHNPHLYQRDVENIVNAILEEIVAALARGDRVELRGFGAFSVKHRPARAGRNPRTGAHVPVDQKSVPFFKTGKEMRERLNRDHPDPGAPD, encoded by the coding sequence ATGATCAAATCCGAACTTGTTCAGCGTATCGCCGAGCACAACCCGCATCTTTACCAGCGGGATGTCGAGAACATTGTGAATGCGATTCTCGAGGAGATCGTTGCGGCACTCGCGCGCGGAGACCGCGTCGAGCTGCGCGGCTTCGGAGCTTTCTCGGTGAAGCACCGCCCCGCACGCGCCGGTCGCAATCCACGCACCGGCGCCCATGTTCCTGTCGACCAGAAGAGCGTTCCGTTCTTCAAGACCGGCAAGGAAATGCGTGAGCGGCTCAATCGCGACCATCCGGATCCGGGCGCCCCGGACTGA
- a CDS encoding lipopolysaccharide assembly protein LapA domain-containing protein, whose amino-acid sequence MRKFLTALIVIPLGLLLVIFAVANRHFVTVSFDPFMSNDPALSVALPLFLLLILVAAVGVIAGGCAVWFGQRHWRRAARRHEADARAARGELAGLRASTAPARPDQQRLPAPSGAGLYGPVGRDKQRATL is encoded by the coding sequence ATGCGAAAGTTCCTGACCGCGCTGATCGTGATTCCGCTGGGTTTGCTCCTGGTGATCTTCGCCGTGGCCAACCGGCATTTCGTCACGGTCTCGTTCGATCCTTTCATGTCGAACGATCCTGCACTCTCGGTCGCGTTGCCGCTGTTCCTGCTGCTGATCCTGGTGGCGGCTGTTGGCGTCATCGCCGGCGGTTGCGCCGTTTGGTTCGGCCAGCGACATTGGCGGCGCGCGGCCCGCCGGCATGAGGCGGATGCACGGGCTGCTCGGGGCGAACTGGCCGGTTTGCGAGCCTCCACAGCCCCGGCCCGGCCGGATCAGCAGCGCCTTCCAGCCCCCTCCGGAGCGGGCCTTTACGGGCCCGTCGGGCGAGACAAGCAGCGCGCGACGTTGTAG